A genomic segment from Streptomyces sp. NBC_01233 encodes:
- a CDS encoding acyl-CoA dehydrogenase family protein, with amino-acid sequence MAGSADFDLYRPAEEHDMLRESVRSLAEAKILPFAAAVDEESRFPQEALDALVASDLHAVHVPETYGGAGADALATVIVIEEVARVCASSSLIPAVNKLGSLPVILSGSEELKAKYLGPLAKGDAMFSYALSEPDAGSDAAGMKTRAVRDGDFWVLNGVKRWITNAGVSEYYTVMAVTDPEKRSKGISAFVVEKGDEGVSFGAPEKKLGIKGSPTREVYLDNVRIPADRMIGAEGTGFATAMKTLDHTRITIAAQALGIAQGALDYAKGYVQERKQFGKPIGDFQGVQFMLADMAMKIEAARQLTYSAAARSERVSAGGAHEDLTFFGAAAKCFASDVAMEVTTDAVQLLGGYGYTRDYPVERMMRDAKITQIYEGTNQVQRIVMARNLP; translated from the coding sequence CCGTTCGCCGCCGCGGTCGACGAGGAGTCCCGCTTCCCGCAGGAGGCCCTCGACGCCCTGGTCGCCAGCGACCTGCACGCCGTCCACGTGCCCGAGACCTACGGCGGCGCGGGCGCCGACGCCCTCGCCACCGTGATCGTGATCGAGGAGGTGGCCCGCGTCTGCGCGTCCTCCTCCCTCATCCCGGCCGTCAACAAGCTCGGCTCGCTCCCGGTGATCCTCTCCGGTTCCGAGGAGCTCAAGGCCAAGTACCTCGGCCCGCTCGCCAAGGGCGACGCGATGTTCTCGTACGCGCTCTCCGAGCCGGACGCGGGCTCCGACGCCGCCGGCATGAAGACCCGCGCCGTGCGCGACGGGGACTTCTGGGTCCTCAACGGCGTCAAGCGCTGGATCACCAACGCGGGCGTCTCCGAGTACTACACGGTCATGGCCGTCACCGACCCGGAGAAGCGCTCCAAGGGCATCAGCGCCTTCGTCGTGGAGAAGGGCGACGAGGGCGTGTCCTTCGGCGCCCCGGAGAAGAAGCTCGGCATCAAGGGCTCCCCGACGCGCGAGGTCTACCTCGACAACGTCCGGATCCCCGCCGACCGCATGATCGGCGCCGAGGGCACCGGCTTCGCCACCGCGATGAAGACCCTGGACCACACCCGCATCACGATCGCGGCCCAGGCGCTCGGCATCGCGCAGGGCGCCCTGGACTACGCCAAGGGCTACGTCCAGGAGCGCAAGCAGTTCGGCAAGCCGATCGGCGACTTCCAGGGCGTGCAGTTCATGCTCGCGGACATGGCCATGAAGATCGAGGCCGCCCGCCAGCTGACGTACTCGGCTGCCGCCCGCTCGGAGCGCGTCTCCGCCGGAGGCGCCCACGAGGACCTCACGTTCTTCGGCGCCGCGGCCAAGTGCTTCGCCTCCGACGTGGCCATGGAGGTCACCACGGACGCCGTCCAGCTCCTCGGCGGTTACGGCTACACCCGTGACTACCCGGTGGAGCGCATGATGCGCGACGCGAAGATCACCCAGATTTATGAAGGTACGAATCAGGTTCAGCGGATCGTGATGGCGAGGAACCTTCCGTAG
- a CDS encoding tyrosine-type recombinase/integrase has protein sequence MARAWVARSKDDAKKWTAFWYNPDGKQRQKSFETKKRADDHRKRKEQELDAGTYLDDKLGKQPVTAVWEQWTTQRKLTNSTRKQYRSIQNTTLEPFFKARSIVSLKVADIEQWLLWMEQDRKLSARTRRQRFSFFSGMMDWAVVNEIIGRNPCKKIRHAGSRAKEIREHKSNARRLTTREVLAMLNGAPPRYRAMLWLMAGCGLRIGEAMAVSRDQIDFQAEVLRVDFQMAEDGESESGKNSALQRRHVKARDEEEPGRVVPLPPNVAFELRRHIKNHGVWGPERLLFPNVTRTGYLYASYFYRQIWLVALTKGEVTYCKPHSMRHYYGSRLLYAGVPENDVADWMGHSSTDVLREHYHYIFEGAEQRGRAAIASMLTPGADDPTERDEVA, from the coding sequence GTGGCGAGAGCATGGGTAGCGCGCTCCAAGGACGACGCGAAGAAGTGGACAGCCTTCTGGTACAACCCGGACGGGAAGCAGCGCCAGAAGTCGTTTGAGACCAAGAAGCGCGCCGACGACCACCGGAAGCGGAAGGAGCAGGAGCTAGACGCCGGGACCTACCTGGACGACAAGCTCGGGAAGCAGCCCGTGACGGCCGTGTGGGAGCAGTGGACGACTCAAAGGAAGCTGACGAACAGCACCAGGAAGCAGTACCGCTCCATCCAGAACACGACGCTGGAACCGTTCTTCAAGGCTCGCTCCATCGTGTCGTTGAAGGTCGCGGACATTGAGCAGTGGCTCTTGTGGATGGAGCAGGACCGCAAGCTTTCTGCCCGCACACGTCGTCAGCGGTTCTCGTTCTTCTCCGGGATGATGGATTGGGCCGTCGTCAACGAGATCATCGGGCGCAATCCATGCAAGAAGATCCGGCACGCAGGCAGCCGCGCCAAGGAGATACGCGAGCACAAGAGCAATGCCCGGCGGCTGACCACCCGGGAAGTCCTGGCAATGCTGAACGGGGCCCCGCCCCGGTACCGGGCGATGCTCTGGCTCATGGCGGGATGCGGTCTCCGCATCGGTGAGGCCATGGCGGTCTCGCGCGATCAGATCGACTTTCAGGCCGAGGTCCTGCGCGTCGATTTCCAGATGGCGGAGGACGGCGAATCCGAGTCGGGGAAGAACAGCGCGCTACAGCGGCGGCACGTCAAGGCCCGGGATGAAGAGGAGCCGGGGCGCGTTGTGCCCCTTCCGCCGAACGTGGCGTTCGAGCTGCGCAGGCACATCAAGAACCACGGCGTGTGGGGCCCTGAGCGTCTGCTGTTCCCGAACGTAACCCGGACCGGGTACCTGTACGCGTCGTACTTCTACCGGCAAATCTGGCTGGTCGCCCTGACGAAGGGCGAGGTGACCTACTGCAAGCCGCACTCCATGCGGCACTACTACGGGTCCCGGTTGCTCTATGCGGGCGTGCCTGAGAACGACGTGGCCGACTGGATGGGACACAGCAGCACGGACGTGCTCCGCGAGCACTACCACTACATCTTCGAAGGGGCCGAGCAGCGCGGGCGCGCAGCCATCGCGAGCATGCTGACCCCCGGCGCGGACGACCCCACCGAGCGGGATGAAGTCGCCTGA